The Sediminispirochaeta smaragdinae DSM 11293 genome has a segment encoding these proteins:
- a CDS encoding IS3 family transposase: MFGYIRETKGRKRFSVVRMCKALKVSETGYYKWKRTGNKPKAWQLLLVKIHKILDEHPDNQNYGIKRILIALEQRGERVSRSTVIRAMRKGNLLHASPRRPEGVTKAEEKAQRPKNLLQRDFSATGPNEKWLTDITQIPCLDGTLYIAPIFDCFGGEIIALAMESTMKKELCIQAVKEAYRTRNPGSGVIIHSDAGSQYTSELYKKTLGGFHAVQSMSDVGKCYDNARMESFFATLKKEKLYQMNTMKRTREDVKTIVWRYVMVYYNRQRISTVNKGGLPPTMFRIQAAARQAAA; this comes from the coding sequence ATGTTCGGATACATCCGAGAAACAAAGGGAAGGAAAAGATTTTCAGTTGTGCGGATGTGTAAAGCCCTAAAAGTCAGCGAAACAGGATATTACAAGTGGAAACGCACGGGTAATAAGCCGAAAGCATGGCAGCTTCTTCTGGTCAAAATCCATAAGATTCTTGATGAGCACCCGGATAATCAGAATTATGGGATAAAGAGAATCCTGATAGCACTGGAGCAACGGGGAGAGCGAGTATCACGATCAACAGTCATCAGAGCCATGAGAAAGGGAAATCTTCTTCATGCAAGCCCCAGAAGACCGGAGGGAGTGACAAAAGCGGAGGAAAAAGCACAGAGGCCGAAGAACCTTCTCCAGAGGGACTTTAGTGCAACGGGTCCGAATGAGAAATGGCTTACTGATATAACGCAGATACCCTGTTTAGACGGCACACTTTACATAGCCCCGATCTTTGACTGCTTTGGTGGAGAGATTATTGCACTGGCAATGGAGAGCACCATGAAGAAAGAGCTTTGTATACAAGCGGTGAAGGAGGCATATAGAACCAGGAATCCGGGAAGTGGGGTAATTATTCACAGTGATGCGGGAAGTCAGTACACCAGTGAGTTGTACAAGAAAACACTCGGAGGATTCCACGCTGTACAGAGTATGAGCGATGTGGGGAAGTGCTACGACAATGCGCGTATGGAAAGCTTTTTTGCGACACTGAAAAAGGAAAAACTGTATCAAATGAACACCATGAAAAGGACTAGGGAAGATGTAAAAACCATAGTCTGGCGCTACGTCATGGTATACTACAACCGACAGCGTATAAGCACGGTGAACAAAGGCGGCTTACCGCCGACTATGTTCAGGATTCAGGCCGCAGCAAGACAGGCTGCTGCTTAG
- a CDS encoding VanW family protein has product MLNRRKHRYYVPAKHRSPLRIFIGRIVYTFLRYVLWIRFAGRFVSSPRKRRKGTVNFGFLCTEHKTPLFRHLSGSDKELERNKVHNLSLAVRRLDGVVIEPGEVFSYWRLIGPPSHRRGFRKGMVLVNGHPMAHIGGGLCQLSNLIYWMTIHTPLTVIERFRHSYDVFPDSNRTQPFGSGATCVYNYRDLQIRNDDAVAYRLRLWLDDEFLHGSWSAPCPIDLRYEVYEQKHWISQEAAGVYLRHNILRRRVLRDGQEIDDQYVAENHALMMYAPLLDSLRRDAE; this is encoded by the coding sequence ATGCTGAATAGAAGAAAGCATAGGTATTATGTTCCGGCCAAGCACAGATCGCCTCTTCGTATTTTCATCGGCAGGATTGTGTATACGTTTCTCCGTTATGTGCTTTGGATACGCTTTGCAGGCCGCTTCGTTTCCTCTCCCCGAAAAAGGAGAAAGGGTACCGTAAATTTCGGCTTTCTCTGTACCGAACATAAGACGCCTCTGTTTCGGCATCTGAGCGGAAGCGATAAAGAGCTTGAGCGAAACAAGGTGCACAACCTTTCCCTTGCCGTTCGTCGTCTCGACGGAGTCGTGATAGAGCCGGGAGAGGTCTTCTCCTATTGGCGGCTCATCGGTCCGCCCTCCCATCGGCGGGGATTCAGGAAAGGGATGGTTCTGGTCAACGGACATCCCATGGCCCATATCGGCGGAGGACTCTGCCAGCTTTCCAATTTGATATACTGGATGACGATTCATACTCCCCTAACGGTAATCGAGCGTTTTCGCCACAGCTACGATGTGTTCCCCGATTCGAACCGCACCCAGCCCTTCGGATCGGGAGCCACCTGCGTATATAACTATCGTGATCTCCAGATCCGTAACGACGATGCCGTGGCCTACCGCCTTCGTCTCTGGTTGGATGATGAATTCTTGCACGGAAGCTGGAGTGCACCTTGCCCCATCGATCTTCGCTACGAAGTGTACGAGCAAAAGCACTGGATAAGCCAGGAGGCCGCAGGGGTGTACCTGCGCCACAATATTCTCAGGCGCAGGGTGCTGCGTGACGGGCAAGAGATCGATGACCAGTACGTGGCGGAAAACCACGCCCTCATGATGTACGCTCCTCTTCTGGATAGCCTTCGGAGGGATGCCGAGTGA
- a CDS encoding glycosyltransferase family 39 protein produces the protein MSLPQRRERTIDMIILLLLSLLLFSSRLIMLSKSSEPCGLDGYFYAMEARSFMERGHLENFSLAPFYYVSGLLGLLSGSPILGVKIASALCSALLPVALFLLLNRLFSNQRAFALLASLVASASPSLALMAVNYLNNLLGLVFFLFFCLCILSFLDTPAILSGAGTILCAAGAVLSHPVTAVYLFVLFLLFLCSRLSRRLQIFLLSIAGVVAILALLFKGDYLRFRAGFSLLPGLPLLSPFFRKHLPVSVCLEMSLLFLLVYLFAFLYVIKKRTFSLLLLGIPVLYFPFWRLDSLDLGYRLFLSATPCGIALTCFFAAELFPKALGRQSWLRPFLAGVGVFLTFATITVYKPKQDPPYGLYRKVVASVDLSDDSLVIAHQGLNHVYTFYKDFRDALNYEPDFPVPEGRLWRLAYEAPESVIKRRYPAAVETGEIRSLGYGYLLIREKLWQDYLAWEDEPISRNLKNWYNPHSSRPRFVR, from the coding sequence GTGAGCCTCCCCCAACGCCGTGAGCGGACGATCGATATGATCATTCTGCTGCTGTTGTCTCTGCTCCTTTTCTCTTCGCGTCTCATTATGTTGAGTAAAAGCTCGGAACCGTGCGGCCTCGACGGTTATTTTTATGCCATGGAGGCCCGTTCCTTTATGGAGCGGGGGCATCTGGAGAATTTCAGCCTGGCTCCGTTCTATTATGTGAGTGGCCTCTTGGGGCTTCTTTCCGGCTCTCCTATCCTCGGTGTAAAGATTGCCTCGGCCCTATGTTCGGCGCTGCTTCCTGTTGCTCTTTTTTTACTTCTCAACAGGCTGTTTTCCAATCAGAGGGCTTTCGCCCTCCTTGCCTCACTCGTTGCATCCGCCTCACCTTCACTGGCATTGATGGCGGTGAACTATCTGAACAATCTTTTGGGGCTTGTCTTTTTTCTCTTCTTTTGCTTATGTATCCTCTCTTTTCTGGATACTCCGGCGATTTTGTCCGGAGCCGGTACGATTCTCTGTGCCGCAGGGGCCGTCCTTAGCCATCCCGTTACGGCGGTCTATCTGTTTGTCCTTTTCCTCCTTTTCCTCTGCTCCCGCCTCTCCCGAAGGCTGCAAATTTTTCTGCTTTCCATTGCCGGAGTAGTGGCTATCCTGGCCCTTTTATTCAAAGGCGATTACCTTAGATTTCGAGCCGGCTTCTCCCTCCTGCCGGGGCTGCCGCTTTTATCTCCTTTTTTTAGAAAACACCTTCCCGTTTCCGTTTGCCTTGAGATGAGCCTTCTCTTCCTACTGGTATACCTATTTGCTTTCTTGTATGTCATCAAAAAAAGAACGTTTTCCTTGCTTCTTCTTGGGATTCCAGTGCTCTATTTTCCTTTTTGGCGACTTGATAGTTTGGATTTGGGCTATCGTCTTTTCCTTTCGGCCACACCCTGCGGGATCGCGCTTACATGCTTCTTTGCCGCCGAACTTTTTCCCAAGGCTCTGGGGAGGCAATCTTGGCTGCGGCCCTTCTTGGCCGGTGTCGGAGTTTTTCTGACGTTTGCAACGATAACGGTCTATAAGCCGAAGCAAGATCCGCCGTATGGTCTCTATCGGAAGGTGGTGGCCTCGGTGGATCTTTCCGACGACAGCCTTGTCATTGCCCATCAGGGATTAAACCACGTCTATACCTTTTACAAGGACTTTCGTGATGCCCTTAACTATGAACCCGATTTTCCTGTTCCAGAAGGAAGGTTGTGGCGGCTTGCCTATGAGGCTCCGGAATCTGTTATCAAACGGCGTTATCCTGCTGCCGTCGAAACCGGAGAAATTCGCAGCCTTGGGTATGGTTATCTTTTGATCCGGGAAAAGCTGTGGCAGGATTATTTGGCCTGGGAAGATGAACCGATCAGCAGGAATTTGAAAAACTGGTATAATCCTCATTCAAGCCGACCAAGGTTTGTCAGGTAG
- a CDS encoding methylglyoxal synthase has translation MKKRKQIALVAHDNRKKDLIEWVEYNWESLIPHRLFCTGTTGTLVEKAFLSKIDDQKDEKKYSKSDLDIKKLKSGPLGGDQQLGALIAEGAIDMMIFLWDPMEPQPHDVDVKALTRIAVLYNVPLANNRSTADYMISSSLFESEYVPRLKDYSEYINRKV, from the coding sequence ATGAAAAAGAGAAAACAAATAGCCTTAGTGGCACATGACAACCGAAAAAAGGACCTCATTGAGTGGGTTGAATATAATTGGGAATCTTTAATTCCTCATCGCCTCTTCTGTACCGGGACAACCGGTACACTGGTTGAAAAAGCTTTTCTTTCCAAAATTGACGACCAGAAAGATGAGAAGAAATACAGCAAGAGTGATTTGGATATTAAAAAACTGAAATCTGGTCCGTTAGGGGGGGATCAGCAGCTGGGGGCCCTCATAGCAGAAGGAGCAATCGATATGATGATTTTCTTGTGGGACCCCATGGAGCCTCAACCTCATGATGTGGATGTAAAGGCCCTTACCCGGATTGCCGTTTTATACAATGTACCTCTAGCCAATAACCGCTCTACCGCCGACTATATGATCTCATCCAGCCTATTCGAAAGCGAATATGTTCCCCGGCTCAAGGATTACTCCGAGTACATCAACAGAAAAGTTTAA
- a CDS encoding GNAT family N-acetyltransferase: MIRSYRAEDLASVLDLWGEFDRFHVESDPSRFRIPGDDERLTRHLHYTADAESFLLVADAGSALSGFIAGTFRKTPAVALLRDASIQELHAIFVLPDTRTEAVGSELVRAALALGRTRRAREAVCHIWSFNDPAAAMVRKLGFYRQSSKYAFRFSGLEERM; the protein is encoded by the coding sequence GTGATACGCAGCTACAGGGCCGAGGATCTTGCTTCCGTGCTGGACCTTTGGGGCGAATTCGATCGCTTTCATGTCGAATCAGACCCTTCCCGTTTCAGGATCCCCGGTGATGATGAGCGTCTTACAAGACATCTGCACTATACCGCAGATGCCGAATCCTTCCTTCTTGTGGCCGATGCGGGGAGCGCACTCTCCGGCTTTATCGCCGGTACATTCCGTAAGACCCCGGCCGTCGCGCTTCTTCGGGACGCCTCTATTCAGGAATTACACGCCATCTTCGTTTTGCCGGATACCAGGACTGAGGCCGTCGGATCGGAGTTGGTCCGGGCCGCACTTGCGCTCGGACGCACGCGAAGGGCTCGGGAAGCAGTGTGTCATATTTGGTCCTTCAATGATCCTGCCGCTGCCATGGTCAGAAAGCTCGGGTTTTACAGGCAAAGCTCCAAGTACGCCTTTCGATTCTCTGGACTTGAGGAACGCATGTGA